The Mesorhizobium sp. M3A.F.Ca.ET.080.04.2.1 genome contains the following window.
AGCGTAGGGCGCGGCGGAGGCATAGTCGATCTCGCCGCTGTAGGACCAGAAGGCCATCGCCAGCGTTCGGGTGCCGTTCGGCGCCAGCATCTGCGTGGCGGTGAGCTCGTTGGTGATGCCGAGCGCAACCATCGCCATGCCGGCGGCCGCGCCAGGCGCCGAGAGGCGGATCGTCGTCGACCACAGCGCCTTGAGGGGCGGGCGGCCGAGGCTCGAGGCGGCGCGCTCGAGCTCCACCGGCGCCTGGGCGATCGAAGCGCGCAGGCTGATGAGCGCACGCGGCAGGAACATCAGGGCATAGGCGAACAGGATGGTGAACAGCGTCTGGTAGAGCGGCATGGCGACGCGCACGGTAATGGTCACCAGCGCCAGCGCGATCACCACGCCCGGCAGCGATCCGACGATGTAGTTGCAGCCTTCGAGAAGACGCTGCAAAGGGCCCGGCGCGCGGATCGAGACCCATGCCATCGGCATGGCAGCGACGGTGGCAAGCAGCGCGCCGGCGAGCGCCAGGACGAGAGTCTGGCCCAGCGCCAGGCCGATTTCATCCCAGCGCCAGACCTCGAGCCCACCGGCCAGCAGCCAGCGACCGACGGTGACGAAGGGCACCCCGATCGAGAGCAGCGCGGTGACGGCAAGCAGCATCAGGCAAGGGAGCGCGGCCCGGCCGAGGCGGGTGCGCTGCTGCTGGCGCGCGGCGCCCGAGCCGACGCGGGCGTAGCGCTCCTCGCCGCGCACCAGCACTTCGAGGCCGAGCATGACGAAGCAGCAGGCGACCAGCACCGCGGCCAGCATGTTGGCGGCCGGGCCGTTGAAGGTCGACTGGAACTGATCGACGATCGCCGTGGTGAAGGTGTCGAAACGGATGAAGACGTAAAGGCCATATTCGGCGAGCAGATGCAGGCCGACCAGCAGCGCGCCGCCGCAGATGGCCAGCCTCAGTTGCGGCAGCACGACGCGTGCGAAGACGCGCCAGGGCCCGAGGCCAAGAGCGGCGGCGGCGTCTTCCAGCGCGGGATCCAGCCGGCGCAGCGCCGCGGAAATGGGCAGATATAGAAACGGGAAATAGGCGATGACGGAGATGAGCACGCCAGCCCCCAGGCCGTGCAGGCCCGGCACCAGGCTGATCCAGGCATAGCTATGGACGAAGGCCGGAATGGCCAATGGCGCGACCGACAGCCATGACCACCAGCGCCGGCCGGGCAGGTCGCTGCGCTCGGTCAGCCAGGCCAGCGCCACCGACAGCACGATGGCGATCGGAACCGCCACCACGACGAGAAGGATGGTATTGACCAGAAGCTCGCCAACACGCGGACGGAAGATCAGCGCCGCCACCGTCTCCCAGCCGGTCTGGATCGCCACCCAGACGATAAAGGCAAGCGGCAGCAGGGCAATCATCGACACCAGCGCCGCCGCGAGCAGGGTCCAGGACACGGACCGCCGGCGCTGCCGCAGTCCGGCAGCCGGCAGGCCTGCATGCGGGACGCCGATCGCCGAATGCATCAGGCAGACAGCCTGGCAGTCGCCGAGTGACGGAAGCGATCGGGCGAGCCGCGGAAGCGGCTCCAAACGCAGCTGTTCGTCATCGACGACGCTACCTCCAAAACAAGACGCTCCCGCGGAAAGCGAATTCCCGCAGGAGCACGGTCGGCTGCCCTTTTAGGACCTGCGCGAACTAAAGCAAGCCGGCTGCCGTCATCAGGTCGGTCACCTTCTTCGAGTTCAGCTTCGCCGGATCGACCTTCGGCGCCTGCAGATCGGCGAGCGGCACCAGCTTCGGGTTGGACGCGGCGCTCTTGCCGACCGCATATTCGAAGGACGTGCCGTTCTTCAGCACCTCCTGGCCGCCCTTGCCGGTGATCCACTTCAGGAACGCCTGCGCCTCCTTCGGATGCTTGCTGGAAGCCAGCACGCCGCCGCCGGAGACCGATACGAAGGCACCCGGATCCTGGTTCTTGAAATAGTGCAGGCCGACGTTCTTGCTGTTCTCGCCGGTCTTCGCCTGATCGCCGAAATAGTAGTAGTGATAGATCACGCCGCCATCGATCTCGCCGGCATTGACGGCCTTCATGACCGTGTTGTTGCCCTTGTAGGCGGTAAAGTTCGTCTTCATCGCCTTCAGCCAGTCGGCGGTCGCGGCCTCTCCCTTGAGTTCGAGCAAGGCGCTGACGATAGCCTGGAAATCGGCGCCAGCCTGCGAGGCGGCCCACCGGCCTTTCCAGCTCGGATCGGCAAGATCAAGCAGCGACTTGGGCAATTGGTCTTCCTTGAGCTTGTCCTTGTTGTAGACAAAGACGGTGCTGCGGGCGGCAACGCCGACCCATTTGCCGCTCGAGGGCTGGTACTCCTGCGGAACCTGGGCCTGTGTGTCTGCATCGACCGGCGCGAACAGCCCCGCCGCCTCGACCAGCGTCATGGCCGGCGAATTCTCGGTCAGGAAGACGTCGGCAGGCGATGCCGCGCCTTCGGCAACGATCTGGTTGGAGAAATCGCTGTCGCCACCGTTGCGCAACGTGACCTTGATGCCGGTTTCCTTGGTGAAGCCTTTCACCCATTCCTTGGCCAGGCTCTCATGCTGGGCATTGTAGACGACGATGCCTGCGTCCTCGGCAAGGGCCGGGCCCGCCGCCAGGCTGAGCGCCAGCACGGTCGCGCCGGCGAGGGTGGAAAACGATAGTTTCATGGGCATCGTCCTCAATTTGGAGACATGGATCAGGCTCGGCTGCACCTACCTATACCTGAATATAATAGTCAACATTGCGGCCCTGCTTCATTCGGTCGCCGGGGCGCAAACTTTCGTGATTTCCCGGCAGTTTGGCTTGGACATTATTTCGCCGGCCACGTAACAAACCAGGGCCGCAGCGCGAATTTCGGGGGTGAACTCTTGTGACCGGCAAGGACGAGGCCGAGCTCTCCCGGCTCCTCAGAGCCGCGATCGCGGGAGACGAAAGGGCTTACGCGGACTTTCTGCACCGGATAGCCGCTCTCATTCGCGGCTTTGTCCGGCGCAAGATCGTACAGGGCGGGGTCGACCCCGAGGATGTCGTGCAGGAAACCTTGCTGGCCATTCACGTGAAACGGCATACATGGCGCGAGGACGCCGCGGTTCTGCCGTGGGTCTACGCGATCGCCCGTTTCAAGCTCATCGACGCGTTCCGCCGTCGCGGGCGCCGCATCGAGATCGAGATCGACGAGATCGCGGAAACATTCGCCGAGCCGGAAAGCGAGACGGTCAGCGAGCGCGACATAAACCGCGCCCTCGACGGCTTGCCCCCGGCACAACGCTCGGTGGTCTCGGCGATCTCGGTCGAAGGCCGCTCAATCGGAGAGACAGCGTCCAAGCTGGGGGTCAGCGAGACGGCAGTGCGCGTTTCGCTGCACCGCGGCCTTGCCGCCATCGCGAAGAGGTTCGGACGACAATCGACATGAGGACCGAGGATCTCATCAGGGCGCTCGACGCCGATGCGCGCAGCAAGGCGATGCCGCTAAACGCGGCCTGGCTGTTGGCGCTTGCCGGGGCCGCCGTAATCGCGGCGGCGGCATTCTGGATGACCATCGGCCCGCGCCCCGACTTCATGGCGGCCGCGCACACGATGCGCTTCCTCGCCAAATTCGTCTTCACGATCGTGCTCGCCGCCGCCGCCTTCGCGCTGAGCCGCGCGCTGTCCACGCCTGGTGCTTCCACGCGACGGGCGATGGCCTGGATGGTCGCCGCGCCGTTGCTCGTCGTGGTTGCGGTGGTCCTGGAGCTTCTTGCGGTGCCCGAGGCCGAATGGGGCAGGCGGCTTGTCGGGTCCAACATGATGATCTGCATGGCGTTCATCCCGCTGATCGGCGTCGGCCCGCTGGCGATCTTCCTGTGGATGCTGCGCTATGGCGCGCCGGCGCGTCCCGTGCTGGCCGGCGCGGTCGCCGGCCTGCTCGCCGGCGGGCTGGCGGCGACCTTCTATGCGGCGCATTGCTTCGACGATTCGCCGCTGTTCGTCGCCACCTGGTACACGATCGCAATCGCCTTTCTGGCCGCGCTCGGCGCGATCGGAGGCCGGTTCTTCGTGCGCTGGTAAGGCCGCGCAACCGATCCTTAATCATGTCGGAAATTGTTTGCCGGTTGACCGGCCAGCCGCTGCCGTGGGTGCAACCATTCCTTAAAATCGATCGGCGAAGGTTCTATCGGAACGTGCAGACGCAGGGGTGGAACGCATTGTGAGGCGGTTGAACTGGAAGGCTCTTCGGGCGGAAAGGTATGCCGCGCCGGGGCTGGTGACGGCCAGCGTGATCGCCACGGCCACTGCCGTCCTGTCGCCGCGGCTGGAACTTGGCGCCGAGACGCTGAAACTCTGCCTCCAGCTCTCGATTGCCATGGCGGCAGGCGCGGTGTTTCTCGCGGCAATGTTCATCCGGCAGATCGCCGACGACCGCCGTCAGATCGCCGAGAGCGAGCAGCGCTTCCGCCGGGCTATGGAAGACTCGGCGATCGGCGTCGCCATCGTCGGTCTCGACGGCCGCATCCTGCAGACCAATCCCGCCTTTGCCGCCATGCTCGGCTACAGCCGCGCGGAAATCGAGGCGCTGACCTTCTTCCAGATCACCCATCCCGAGGATCTACAGATCGGAAGGGAGACGATGCTCGCTCTCAAGGATGGCAAGATCGATTCCTTCCATTTCGAAAAGCGCTACCTCAAGAAGGACGGAACGCCCGTGTGGGCGCAGCTTGCCGGATCGGTGATCCGCGAAGAGGAAACCGATCGCCCGCTCTATCTTGTCTCCCAGATCGAGGATATCGACGCACGCAAGCAGGCGGAGGCGCGCATCGCCGAAGCGGAGACCCGCTGGAATTTCGCGCTGACCAGCGCCGGGCAAGGCGTCTGGGACCTCGACATGCGCAAGGGCGGCACGACCTATTCCACGACCTGGGCGAACATGCTGGGCTATGCGGATGGCGAAATGGACGGCGACCCGGATCGCTGGCTGACGATGATCCATCCCGACGACCGCGCCCTGGTGGCCGAAGCGGACCGGGCGCATCTAGCCGGCGAAACGCCGTACTTCGAGGCGGAGTTCCGGATGCGTCACAAGGATGGCCACTGGATATGGATCCTCGACCGCGGCAAGGCGATCGAGCGCGACAGCGAGGGAAAGCTCATCAGGGCCATCGGCAGCCTGACCGACATCACCCAGCGCAAGGAGGCCGAAGCGCGTCTCATGGTCTCGGCGGCGATGCTGGCCGACGAGAAGGAGCGTCTCAGGGTCACCCTGCAATCGATCGGCGACGCGGTGATCTGCACGGATGCCGCCAACCGCATCACCTTCATGAATC
Protein-coding sequences here:
- a CDS encoding iron ABC transporter permease; protein product: MHSAIGVPHAGLPAAGLRQRRRSVSWTLLAAALVSMIALLPLAFIVWVAIQTGWETVAALIFRPRVGELLVNTILLVVVAVPIAIVLSVALAWLTERSDLPGRRWWSWLSVAPLAIPAFVHSYAWISLVPGLHGLGAGVLISVIAYFPFLYLPISAALRRLDPALEDAAAALGLGPWRVFARVVLPQLRLAICGGALLVGLHLLAEYGLYVFIRFDTFTTAIVDQFQSTFNGPAANMLAAVLVACCFVMLGLEVLVRGEERYARVGSGAARQQQRTRLGRAALPCLMLLAVTALLSIGVPFVTVGRWLLAGGLEVWRWDEIGLALGQTLVLALAGALLATVAAMPMAWVSIRAPGPLQRLLEGCNYIVGSLPGVVIALALVTITVRVAMPLYQTLFTILFAYALMFLPRALISLRASIAQAPVELERAASSLGRPPLKALWSTTIRLSAPGAAAGMAMVALGITNELTATQMLAPNGTRTLAMAFWSYSGEIDYASAAPYALIMVAMSLPMTWLLYVQSKRMAGR
- a CDS encoding iron ABC transporter substrate-binding protein, giving the protein MKLSFSTLAGATVLALSLAAGPALAEDAGIVVYNAQHESLAKEWVKGFTKETGIKVTLRNGGDSDFSNQIVAEGAASPADVFLTENSPAMTLVEAAGLFAPVDADTQAQVPQEYQPSSGKWVGVAARSTVFVYNKDKLKEDQLPKSLLDLADPSWKGRWAASQAGADFQAIVSALLELKGEAATADWLKAMKTNFTAYKGNNTVMKAVNAGEIDGGVIYHYYYFGDQAKTGENSKNVGLHYFKNQDPGAFVSVSGGGVLASSKHPKEAQAFLKWITGKGGQEVLKNGTSFEYAVGKSAASNPKLVPLADLQAPKVDPAKLNSKKVTDLMTAAGLL
- a CDS encoding sigma-70 family RNA polymerase sigma factor gives rise to the protein MTGKDEAELSRLLRAAIAGDERAYADFLHRIAALIRGFVRRKIVQGGVDPEDVVQETLLAIHVKRHTWREDAAVLPWVYAIARFKLIDAFRRRGRRIEIEIDEIAETFAEPESETVSERDINRALDGLPPAQRSVVSAISVEGRSIGETASKLGVSETAVRVSLHRGLAAIAKRFGRQST
- a CDS encoding NrsF family protein; the encoded protein is MRTEDLIRALDADARSKAMPLNAAWLLALAGAAVIAAAAFWMTIGPRPDFMAAAHTMRFLAKFVFTIVLAAAAFALSRALSTPGASTRRAMAWMVAAPLLVVVAVVLELLAVPEAEWGRRLVGSNMMICMAFIPLIGVGPLAIFLWMLRYGAPARPVLAGAVAGLLAGGLAATFYAAHCFDDSPLFVATWYTIAIAFLAALGAIGGRFFVRW
- a CDS encoding PAS domain S-box protein; this encodes MRRLNWKALRAERYAAPGLVTASVIATATAVLSPRLELGAETLKLCLQLSIAMAAGAVFLAAMFIRQIADDRRQIAESEQRFRRAMEDSAIGVAIVGLDGRILQTNPAFAAMLGYSRAEIEALTFFQITHPEDLQIGRETMLALKDGKIDSFHFEKRYLKKDGTPVWAQLAGSVIREEETDRPLYLVSQIEDIDARKQAEARIAEAETRWNFALTSAGQGVWDLDMRKGGTTYSTTWANMLGYADGEMDGDPDRWLTMIHPDDRALVAEADRAHLAGETPYFEAEFRMRHKDGHWIWILDRGKAIERDSEGKLIRAIGSLTDITQRKEAEARLMVSAAMLADEKERLRVTLQSIGDAVICTDAANRITFMNPVAEKLTGVAAAEALGKTLGHIYWAVDEETGQRIGMARPAAGSLGPIDQNSRAVLIRRDETRCSIRQVVSPIMNDRHEFCGLVIVFQDFTDARALQRQLAYAAAHDALTGLANRPSFIQTMEGLIDQSLRDGSAHQFMFIDLDHFKAVNDTGGHAAGDALLKRVADAVRSVLGPEDIVARLGGDEFAVILKSGSSAGGESAARSIIDAIRNLNFKWDGRPHSIGASIGLAPIRAGCGEVDEIIARADAACYVAKAAGRGCVSAAPDEAISESLAPTPLAVAS